The following proteins are encoded in a genomic region of Betaproteobacteria bacterium:
- a CDS encoding type B 50S ribosomal protein L31 — protein MKQGIHPEYKEVIFHDPGANFSFLTRSTIETKNRETMKWEDGKEYPVVRVEISSASHPFYTGKQKIMDTAGRVEKFRQRYSRTGRTTK, from the coding sequence ATGAAACAGGGCATCCACCCCGAATACAAGGAAGTGATCTTCCACGATCCCGGTGCGAACTTCAGCTTCCTCACGCGTTCCACCATCGAGACGAAGAATCGCGAAACCATGAAGTGGGAGGACGGCAAGGAGTACCCCGTCGTCCGCGTTGAAATTTCTTCGGCGTCGCACCCGTTCTATACGGGCAAGCAGAAGATCATGGACACCGCGGGGCGTGTGGAGAAATTCCGCCAGCGCTACAGCCGCACAGGCCGGACCACGAAGTAG
- a CDS encoding PD-(D/E)XK nuclease family protein, giving the protein MRARPAEPAGAGPAAWVTSAGGTVHHAILPRRGLLQAVASLIVDRHRHLLPDLSSVTVVLPGVQAASEFARMLVAESRCAALTLPTITTFGQLAEAQPVPHALISDVRRQLTLFSILRDQAFLDPGLLWQATGELSRLMDELSRHRIGLAPTLEAFTEKLARYYGMQVGRTVQFEARVAFEAWRHLAGEPDAAFIYSAGLSRAAECAQGELWVLDSAELLPVEQEFIGKWNARQPVRVIRGVTGMSDDARDAVLHSAWSADRRDSLKVRAARLHDRTAMESPVRSIALCGTPSLEAQAGTADLRIRHWLAQGTQRIAIVAFDRVAARRLRALLERAGVLVQDETGWTLSTVAASTVIARWLDCVTGDFHHRDLLDLTKSPYLFTDWPERTRKAAIVEIERGVRSRNLVSGLQGLRGALGGGSTGLPGEQAVSRLLDAVRSWPAGRRSAGKWLDALERTLETLGVRAGLAQDAAGRQVLDRLQSLRDAVEGDKVLLSLAEWRQWLDTAFESALFRDRDIRSPVIITHLGAARGRVFEAVLLLGADVTRLPAAETTGLFLNDNVRSELGLPTSRQRRRVLLDDLEALVADAGDVFAVWQSEDAGEPVPMSPWLELLDTLHEEVFGGRLIDDRWFRRWLRDSHAVPDVSEVPVRTRAPAPVAGIAATHFVSVSAYGALIACPYRYFAAELLRLQDLEALREDLEKREYGELVHRILDRFHRRFPLMAAEDGPRLQQELESITGDVFAEAAHRDPLARAWERKWRKHIPAYLQFQREREDAGWRWADSEVRRAADIALDDGGTVRLHGRIDRIDERRDGDVRRHTAVLDYKTRARKSLQDALKAGSDVQLACYAILEPDATHAAYVCIDDREVVELPLTEEAGAAARLEIERLRRVFTDVRAGVPLPANGDESACRYCEMRGLCRKDHWNDP; this is encoded by the coding sequence GTGAGGGCGCGGCCGGCCGAGCCGGCCGGCGCGGGACCGGCGGCGTGGGTCACGTCCGCCGGCGGTACGGTTCATCACGCAATTCTTCCTCGACGTGGCCTTCTGCAGGCGGTCGCGTCCCTGATCGTCGACCGGCACCGGCATCTCCTGCCGGATCTTTCCAGCGTTACGGTCGTGTTGCCGGGTGTCCAGGCAGCATCGGAATTCGCCCGGATGCTTGTCGCCGAGTCCCGCTGCGCGGCCCTGACGCTGCCCACGATCACCACCTTCGGGCAGCTCGCCGAAGCCCAGCCTGTCCCTCATGCCCTCATTTCCGACGTGCGTCGTCAGCTCACGCTCTTCAGCATCCTGCGCGATCAGGCATTCCTCGATCCCGGCCTGCTGTGGCAGGCGACCGGCGAACTTTCCCGGCTCATGGACGAGCTTTCGCGGCATCGGATCGGCCTCGCGCCCACGCTGGAAGCATTCACGGAGAAGCTCGCCCGGTACTACGGCATGCAGGTGGGTCGTACGGTCCAATTCGAGGCGCGTGTGGCCTTCGAGGCATGGCGGCATCTGGCGGGAGAACCCGATGCTGCCTTCATCTACTCGGCCGGCCTCTCACGTGCAGCCGAGTGTGCCCAGGGCGAACTGTGGGTTCTCGATTCCGCGGAACTGCTTCCGGTCGAGCAGGAATTCATCGGCAAGTGGAATGCGCGCCAACCCGTGAGAGTGATCCGGGGCGTCACCGGCATGTCGGACGATGCCAGGGACGCAGTGCTTCATTCGGCGTGGTCGGCAGACCGGCGCGATTCCCTCAAGGTGCGCGCTGCTCGTCTGCACGACAGAACGGCGATGGAATCGCCGGTGCGGTCGATCGCGCTGTGCGGCACGCCCAGTCTCGAAGCGCAGGCCGGCACTGCCGATCTGCGCATCCGGCACTGGCTCGCGCAGGGTACGCAACGCATCGCCATCGTCGCGTTCGACCGTGTCGCGGCCAGAAGGCTTCGTGCGCTTCTCGAACGCGCCGGCGTGCTCGTGCAGGACGAAACGGGCTGGACCTTGTCCACCGTGGCGGCGTCGACGGTGATCGCTCGCTGGCTCGATTGCGTGACGGGGGATTTCCACCATCGGGACCTCCTCGATCTCACGAAGTCCCCCTACCTGTTCACCGACTGGCCGGAACGAACGCGCAAGGCGGCGATCGTGGAGATCGAACGCGGCGTGCGTTCCCGCAATCTCGTGTCGGGCCTCCAGGGACTGCGTGGAGCGCTCGGCGGGGGTTCGACGGGCCTGCCCGGTGAGCAGGCCGTGTCGCGGCTGCTCGACGCCGTGCGAAGCTGGCCCGCGGGACGCCGCAGCGCAGGCAAGTGGCTCGATGCGCTGGAGAGGACACTCGAGACCCTGGGCGTGCGGGCCGGGCTTGCGCAGGACGCCGCAGGACGGCAGGTTCTGGACCGGCTGCAATCCTTGCGCGATGCGGTGGAGGGTGACAAGGTGCTCCTGTCGCTGGCGGAATGGCGGCAGTGGCTGGATACGGCGTTCGAGTCGGCACTTTTTCGTGATCGCGACATCCGCAGCCCGGTGATCATCACGCATCTCGGCGCGGCCCGGGGGCGGGTGTTCGAGGCAGTGCTGCTGCTCGGTGCGGACGTGACACGCCTGCCGGCCGCGGAGACGACCGGGCTGTTCCTGAACGACAACGTGCGTTCCGAACTGGGGTTGCCCACGTCCCGTCAGCGCAGGCGCGTCCTGCTGGACGACCTCGAGGCGCTCGTGGCCGATGCGGGGGATGTGTTCGCCGTCTGGCAGAGCGAAGACGCTGGGGAACCCGTTCCGATGAGCCCGTGGCTCGAGCTGCTCGATACGCTGCACGAGGAAGTCTTCGGCGGGCGGCTCATCGACGATCGTTGGTTCCGGCGCTGGCTGCGCGATTCCCATGCCGTGCCGGATGTCTCCGAAGTGCCCGTTCGCACGCGGGCGCCCGCGCCCGTCGCCGGCATTGCCGCGACGCACTTCGTATCCGTGAGCGCATACGGGGCGCTCATCGCCTGTCCGTATCGCTACTTTGCGGCGGAACTGTTGCGGCTGCAGGACCTCGAGGCGCTGCGCGAGGATCTGGAGAAGCGCGAATATGGTGAACTCGTCCATCGGATCCTGGATCGCTTTCATAGACGGTTTCCATTGATGGCCGCGGAGGATGGGCCGCGCCTGCAGCAAGAGCTGGAGTCGATCACCGGGGATGTCTTCGCGGAGGCGGCACATCGCGACCCCCTCGCCCGTGCGTGGGAACGCAAATGGCGCAAGCACATTCCCGCGTATCTGCAGTTTCAGCGCGAACGGGAGGATGCCGGCTGGCGCTGGGCAGACTCCGAAGTCAGACGCGCGGCGGACATCGCGCTGGATGACGGCGGGACGGTCCGGCTGCATGGACGCATCGACCGTATCGACGAGCGCCGGGATGGCGATGTGCGTCGGCACACGGCCGTGCTCGATTACAAGACCCGGGCCCGCAAGAGTCTCCAGGATGCCTTGAAAGCCGGCAGTGACGTCCAGCTGGCCTGCTATGCCATTCTCGAGCCGGACGCCACACATGCCGCTTATGTCTGCATCGACGACCGCGAGGTCGTCGAGCTTCCTCTGACGGAGGAGGCCGGGGCGGCTGCCCGGCTTGAGATCGAACGGTTGCGCCGTGTCTTCACCGACGTGCGCGCGGGCGTTCCCTTGCCTGCGAACGGCGATGAGTCCGCGTGCCGATACTGCGAGATGCGCGGTCTGTGCCGCAAGGATCACTGGAACGATCCATGA
- a CDS encoding RNA-binding S4 domain-containing protein — MGGRDGHGGRLRLGAGSRAWGPPLGADADVSDSDERIRLDKWLWAARFFKTRSLATEAVDGGKVQVNGERVKPARAVRVGDQMSVRIGPYIWGIVVRGLSDRRGPAPEAQRLYEETHASLTERLATADRIRAARPMNPLQKGRPTKKDRRELDRLHDPDD; from the coding sequence ATGGGCGGGCGCGACGGACACGGCGGCCGCTTGCGGCTTGGGGCGGGGAGTCGCGCGTGGGGGCCGCCCCTCGGGGCCGATGCAGACGTGAGTGATTCGGACGAACGCATCAGATTGGACAAGTGGCTATGGGCGGCCCGCTTCTTCAAGACCCGCTCGCTGGCCACGGAGGCCGTCGATGGCGGCAAGGTCCAAGTGAACGGAGAACGGGTGAAGCCGGCACGTGCCGTCCGGGTCGGCGATCAGATGTCGGTCCGGATCGGACCCTACATCTGGGGAATCGTCGTTCGCGGCTTGTCCGATCGACGCGGCCCCGCTCCTGAAGCGCAGAGGCTCTACGAGGAAACACACGCCAGCCTGACCGAGCGCCTGGCGACTGCGGATCGGATCCGCGCCGCCCGCCCCATGAACCCCTTGCAGAAGGGCCGCCCGACCAAGAAAGACCGCCGGGAATTGGACCGGCTACACGACCCGGACGACTGA
- a CDS encoding ferredoxin family protein, with amino-acid sequence MAYVVTEPCIKCKYTDCVDVCPVDCFREGPNFLVIDPDECIDCTLCVAECPVEAIYAEDDVPADQRDFIELNRELSKAWEPIIEKKDGLPDAEQWKNAKDKRKHLQK; translated from the coding sequence ATGGCTTATGTCGTCACCGAACCCTGTATCAAGTGCAAGTACACCGACTGCGTGGACGTCTGTCCCGTCGATTGCTTTCGGGAAGGCCCGAACTTCCTGGTGATCGACCCCGACGAATGCATCGATTGCACCCTCTGCGTGGCGGAATGCCCGGTGGAGGCGATCTACGCGGAGGACGACGTTCCGGCGGACCAGCGTGACTTCATCGAACTCAACCGCGAGTTGTCGAAAGCCTGGGAACCGATCATCGAAAAGAAGGACGGCCTCCCCGACGCGGAACAGTGGAAGAACGCCAAGGACAAGCGCAAGCACCTCCAGAAGTGA
- a CDS encoding AMP-binding protein yields MLLPRDASDYTSLTEQFRWDVPARFNIGVAVCGRHAMERERFALYFEDESGDARAYTFWDIQREANRLSNALRALGVGRGDRVGLLLPQRPETAIAHVACYQMGAVTLPLSHLFGPDAVGYRLEDAQACVAIVDPETLPALDAARDGLTNLRHVIGVGGARGTDILPWEDLLAKASVHHHPAETSASDPAVIIYTSGTTGSPKGAVIPHRALIGNLPGFCCSHDFFPERGDMFWSPADWAWTGGLFDALLPTWFFGMPQLAYRGRFDPEKACWLMERYGVRNAFLFPTALKMMMKHIESPRDRFDIRLRTMMSGGEAVGETVMQWTKEQFGVTINEIFGQTEMNYVIGGFARLFPPKPGAVGRPYPGHRIALLDDGGNILPDGELGEICVHRENDPVMFLEYLNRPEDTAAKYQGPWARTGDLAVRDEEGYYWYRGRTDDVIKSAGYRIGPAEIENCLLRHAAVANVAVIGTEDATRGQIIKAVIVPSPGVSPSPELERELQEHVRGRLAPYQCPKAFEFVSSLPMTTTGKIQRRFLRTP; encoded by the coding sequence ATGCTCCTGCCTCGGGACGCATCGGACTACACCTCGCTGACCGAGCAGTTCCGTTGGGACGTCCCCGCGCGTTTCAACATCGGAGTGGCCGTGTGCGGACGTCACGCGATGGAACGTGAGCGCTTCGCCCTGTACTTCGAGGACGAGAGCGGCGACGCCCGCGCTTATACGTTCTGGGACATCCAGCGCGAAGCCAATCGTCTGAGCAATGCGCTCCGCGCATTGGGCGTGGGGCGCGGCGATCGCGTAGGCCTCCTCTTGCCCCAGCGGCCTGAAACGGCGATCGCGCACGTGGCGTGCTATCAGATGGGCGCGGTCACACTGCCTCTATCACATCTGTTCGGCCCAGATGCTGTGGGCTATCGCCTTGAGGATGCGCAAGCGTGTGTGGCGATCGTCGATCCCGAGACATTGCCTGCCCTGGACGCAGCCCGTGATGGCCTGACGAATCTCCGGCATGTGATCGGTGTGGGTGGCGCCCGGGGGACCGATATCCTCCCTTGGGAGGATCTGCTTGCCAAGGCAAGTGTCCACCACCATCCCGCAGAGACTTCGGCCAGCGATCCCGCGGTGATCATCTACACCAGCGGCACGACGGGCTCTCCGAAAGGAGCCGTGATACCCCATCGGGCGCTCATCGGAAACCTTCCGGGCTTCTGCTGTTCACACGATTTCTTTCCGGAAAGGGGCGACATGTTCTGGTCGCCGGCCGATTGGGCCTGGACCGGAGGCCTGTTCGATGCGCTGTTGCCCACCTGGTTCTTCGGCATGCCTCAGCTCGCGTATCGGGGACGCTTCGATCCCGAGAAAGCCTGCTGGCTCATGGAACGCTATGGCGTGCGCAATGCTTTTCTCTTCCCGACGGCGCTGAAGATGATGATGAAGCACATCGAGTCGCCGAGGGACAGGTTCGACATCCGGTTGCGGACCATGATGAGCGGCGGCGAGGCCGTCGGCGAGACGGTGATGCAGTGGACGAAGGAGCAGTTCGGAGTGACGATCAACGAGATCTTCGGCCAGACGGAGATGAATTACGTGATCGGCGGTTTTGCCCGGTTGTTTCCTCCGAAGCCGGGTGCGGTCGGTCGTCCGTATCCCGGACACCGTATTGCCCTGCTAGACGACGGCGGCAACATCCTGCCGGATGGCGAACTGGGCGAGATATGCGTGCACCGCGAGAACGATCCCGTGATGTTTCTCGAGTACCTCAACCGCCCGGAGGACACGGCGGCAAAGTACCAAGGCCCTTGGGCGCGAACCGGCGATCTCGCGGTACGCGACGAAGAAGGTTACTACTGGTACCGAGGCAGGACGGACGATGTGATCAAGAGCGCGGGCTACCGCATCGGCCCGGCGGAGATCGAGAACTGCCTGTTGAGGCACGCTGCTGTTGCCAACGTCGCCGTGATCGGAACGGAGGATGCGACTCGGGGACAGATCATCAAGGCGGTCATCGTGCCCTCCCCTGGCGTTTCGCCCTCGCCTGAACTGGAGCGAGAACTGCAGGAACACGTTCGGGGAAGGCTCGCGCCATATCAATGCCCCAAGGCTTTCGAGTTCGTTTCGAGCCTGCCCATGACCACCACCGGCAAGATCCAGCGGCGCTTCCTTCGCACTCCATGA
- the rho gene encoding transcription termination factor Rho gives MHLSDLKQMHVTELVEMAQANEIENANRLRKQDLIFALLKNHAKRGDSIYGEGTLEVLPDGFGFLRSPDTSYLAGPDDIYVSPSQIRRFNLHTGDSIQGEIRTPKDGERYFALVKVDKVNSEAPENAKHKILFENLTPLFPTEQFCLERDIKSEENLTGRIVDIIAPIGKGQRGLLVASPKSGKTVMLQHIAHSIMSNYPDVYLIVLLIDERPEEVTEMQRSVRGEVVSSTFDEPATRHVQVAEMVLEKAKRLVEHKKDVVILLDSITRLARAYNTVVPASGKVLTGGVDSNALQRPKRFFGAARNVEEGGSLTIIATALIDTGSRMDDVIYEEFKGTGNMEIHLDRRMAEKRIYPAINVNRSGTRREELLIRQEILQKIWVLRKLLYPMDELEATEFLTDKLRATKNNSDFFDSMRRG, from the coding sequence ATGCATCTGTCCGATCTGAAGCAGATGCACGTCACCGAATTGGTGGAGATGGCGCAGGCGAACGAGATCGAGAACGCCAATCGGCTTCGCAAGCAGGATCTCATCTTCGCGCTGCTGAAGAATCACGCCAAGCGTGGTGACAGCATCTATGGCGAGGGGACGCTGGAGGTGCTGCCGGACGGCTTCGGGTTCCTGCGCTCGCCCGACACGTCGTATCTCGCGGGCCCTGACGACATCTACGTCAGCCCTTCGCAGATCCGCCGCTTCAACCTGCACACCGGAGATTCCATCCAGGGCGAGATCCGCACGCCGAAGGATGGCGAGCGCTATTTCGCGCTCGTGAAGGTGGACAAGGTCAACAGCGAAGCCCCGGAGAACGCGAAGCACAAGATTCTCTTCGAGAACCTGACGCCGCTTTTCCCCACGGAGCAATTCTGTCTCGAACGCGACATCAAGTCCGAGGAGAACCTGACCGGCCGCATCGTCGACATCATCGCGCCGATCGGCAAGGGGCAGCGCGGCTTGCTTGTCGCCAGCCCCAAGAGCGGCAAGACGGTGATGCTGCAGCACATCGCGCACTCGATCATGTCCAATTATCCGGACGTGTACCTCATCGTGCTCTTGATCGACGAGCGCCCCGAGGAAGTGACCGAAATGCAGCGTTCGGTGCGGGGCGAGGTGGTGTCGTCGACGTTCGATGAACCCGCCACTCGCCACGTGCAGGTCGCGGAGATGGTGCTGGAGAAAGCCAAGCGCCTGGTGGAGCACAAGAAGGACGTCGTGATACTGCTCGATTCGATCACCCGGCTTGCGAGGGCGTACAACACTGTCGTGCCTGCCTCCGGAAAAGTGCTGACCGGCGGCGTAGACTCGAATGCGCTGCAGCGCCCGAAACGGTTCTTCGGCGCTGCCCGCAACGTCGAGGAAGGCGGATCGCTCACGATCATCGCGACGGCGCTCATCGACACAGGCTCTCGCATGGATGACGTGATCTACGAGGAGTTCAAGGGCACGGGCAACATGGAAATCCATCTGGACCGCCGGATGGCGGAAAAGCGGATCTACCCGGCCATCAACGTGAACCGGTCCGGCACCCGGCGCGAGGAGCTTCTCATCCGACAGGAAATCCTGCAGAAGATCTGGGTCCTGCGAAAACTGCTATATCCGATGGACGAACTGGAAGCCACCGAATTCCTGACGGACAAACTGCGGGCGACGAAGAACAATTCCGACTTCTTCGACTCCATGCGGCGGGGCTGA
- a CDS encoding glycosyltransferase family 39 protein — MILGAQKFRFESIVTVLEDRRGWIVGALCLLWMIPGLVAREPWKPEEAYIFGVVYQWLETGDWLVPGLAGEPFLRHPPFYYWTAAIAGKLLSPVFALHDAVRLINVLYGAATFSLMAATVAHLQGRLQAWLGPLVLVGCIGLLQPAHQLVPENAVLLAHALGAYGLATLGAARAPAALSLGCGIGLAFLSRGVISALPLALSALMLPIVLPALRNRQYLRFLLLSFIVALPWLTLWPAALYAHDAHLFHEWWWIQQIGRFRTDLPGAGHGSPAYYLKALSWFAWPVLPFAAYALWLARGEWRSNIAVTMPAMLFATTLVLLSVNHDKREVFALPMLFPLSLLATATVPALRRGAVNAFFWFGIAFFLFFFAALWFYFAAIDFGVPERAARHMARMEPGYVPGVSLASMVAAAVLTAIWVLTLFNIRRSPARPFVTWAAGAAAFWTALMLLMIGWADNAKSYRPMIASLSHALAGHEGCVSSLSLGESQRALLHYYAGLKTKRVESGNRSDACAYLLVEGTVGEGPLGSPWMLMWEGHRAGDDQERFRLYRQGVAAPPATGGARQ; from the coding sequence GTGATCCTGGGTGCTCAGAAGTTCCGCTTCGAATCGATCGTGACCGTCCTGGAAGACAGACGCGGCTGGATCGTCGGCGCGCTTTGCCTGCTCTGGATGATCCCCGGGCTCGTCGCGCGAGAACCGTGGAAGCCGGAGGAGGCCTACATCTTCGGCGTCGTGTACCAATGGCTGGAGACCGGGGACTGGCTCGTACCGGGGCTGGCTGGCGAACCCTTTCTTCGCCACCCGCCCTTCTACTACTGGACCGCGGCCATCGCCGGCAAACTGCTGTCGCCCGTGTTCGCCTTGCACGACGCTGTCAGGCTGATCAACGTGCTCTATGGCGCCGCAACCTTTTCGCTGATGGCCGCCACCGTCGCGCACCTCCAAGGACGGCTACAGGCCTGGCTCGGGCCATTGGTGCTGGTGGGCTGCATCGGACTTCTGCAACCCGCCCATCAACTGGTGCCGGAGAACGCAGTGCTGCTGGCACACGCACTGGGGGCCTATGGCCTGGCGACGTTGGGAGCCGCCCGTGCGCCCGCAGCATTGTCGCTCGGTTGCGGCATCGGCCTCGCATTTCTCTCCCGTGGCGTCATCAGTGCGCTGCCTCTCGCACTATCGGCCTTGATGCTGCCGATCGTGCTGCCGGCGTTGCGCAACCGGCAGTACCTTCGGTTCCTCCTGCTTTCATTCATCGTCGCCTTGCCTTGGCTCACGCTGTGGCCGGCGGCGCTCTACGCGCACGACGCCCATCTCTTCCATGAATGGTGGTGGATCCAGCAGATAGGACGATTCCGCACCGATCTTCCAGGCGCGGGGCACGGGTCACCCGCCTATTACCTGAAAGCTTTGTCCTGGTTTGCGTGGCCCGTGCTGCCGTTCGCTGCGTATGCGCTCTGGCTTGCACGGGGCGAGTGGCGCAGCAACATTGCCGTGACGATGCCGGCAATGCTCTTCGCGACAACCCTCGTGCTGTTGAGCGTGAATCATGACAAGCGCGAGGTCTTCGCCTTGCCCATGCTTTTCCCCCTCTCTCTCCTTGCGACCGCAACCGTCCCGGCGTTGCGTCGAGGGGCTGTGAACGCGTTCTTCTGGTTCGGGATCGCCTTCTTCCTCTTCTTCTTCGCGGCACTATGGTTCTATTTCGCGGCGATCGATTTCGGGGTTCCCGAACGTGCAGCACGGCACATGGCCAGGATGGAACCGGGATACGTGCCCGGTGTTTCCCTGGCATCCATGGTCGCGGCAGCGGTGCTCACGGCCATCTGGGTGCTGACCCTGTTCAACATCCGCCGCTCGCCCGCACGGCCGTTCGTGACCTGGGCTGCCGGGGCGGCGGCATTCTGGACCGCCCTGATGCTCCTGATGATAGGGTGGGCCGACAACGCGAAGTCCTATCGGCCCATGATCGCGTCGCTGTCCCATGCCCTCGCCGGCCATGAAGGCTGCGTCTCCAGCCTAAGTCTCGGCGAGTCGCAGCGCGCCCTCTTGCACTATTACGCCGGACTCAAGACGAAACGCGTGGAAAGCGGAAACCGGTCGGACGCCTGCGCGTATCTCCTCGTGGAAGGCACGGTTGGAGAAGGCCCGTTGGGTTCTCCCTGGATGCTGATGTGGGAGGGCCATCGCGCCGGAGACGACCAGGAGAGGTTCCGGCTGTATCGGCAGGGTGTTGCCGCGCCTCCGGCAACAGGGGGCGCAAGACAATGA
- the hslO gene encoding Hsp33 family molecular chaperone HslO — MTDSLQRFLFENTPIRGHLVHLDATWRAVLERHEYPEPLRSILGELMAAGALLSATLKFDGSLIMQMQGDGVVKLVVVEVTSEGTMRSTANWEGEIPVAPLKTLLGSGRFVITLVPRDGQQSYQGVVALEGESVAAVLEHYMSSSEQLETHMWLACDDRQAAGMLLQKLPSGESDDADAWNRVSHLGSTVSAEELLRLPAREILRRLFHEEDVRVFEATPLSFRCSCSRERVTGMLRLLGPEEVRSIVTEQGKIEVTCEFCRRRYVLDSVDAEQVFATDIQTQAGSTRH; from the coding sequence ATGACCGATTCCCTGCAACGTTTCCTGTTCGAGAACACGCCCATTCGCGGGCATCTCGTGCACCTGGATGCCACCTGGCGGGCGGTACTCGAACGCCACGAATATCCCGAACCCTTGCGGTCGATCCTCGGGGAACTGATGGCCGCAGGCGCCCTGCTCTCGGCAACACTCAAGTTCGACGGATCGCTCATCATGCAGATGCAGGGCGACGGGGTGGTCAAGCTGGTGGTCGTGGAAGTGACCAGCGAAGGCACGATGCGGTCCACGGCAAACTGGGAAGGGGAGATTCCCGTCGCACCACTCAAGACACTCCTTGGGTCAGGCAGATTCGTGATCACGCTGGTCCCACGTGATGGACAACAGTCCTATCAAGGCGTGGTGGCGCTGGAAGGCGAATCGGTCGCCGCGGTGCTGGAGCATTACATGAGTTCCTCGGAACAACTCGAGACACACATGTGGCTTGCCTGCGACGATCGTCAGGCAGCCGGCATGCTCCTTCAGAAATTGCCGTCGGGAGAATCGGACGACGCGGACGCGTGGAATCGCGTGTCCCATCTCGGTTCTACGGTGTCGGCCGAGGAACTGCTGCGCCTGCCGGCCAGAGAAATCCTGAGGCGCCTCTTCCACGAGGAAGACGTGCGGGTCTTCGAGGCGACCCCTCTGTCCTTCCGGTGTTCATGCTCGCGCGAGCGGGTCACCGGCATGCTCAGATTGCTCGGCCCCGAAGAGGTCCGTTCCATCGTGACCGAGCAAGGCAAGATCGAAGTGACGTGCGAGTTCTGCCGCCGGCGGTATGTTCTGGATAGCGTTGATGCCGAGCAGGTATTTGCCACGGACATCCAGACCCAGGCGGGATCCACCCGTCACTGA
- the trxA gene encoding thioredoxin TrxA has protein sequence MSSEHIHHVTDESFDTDVLQAETPVLVDFWAEWCGPCKMIAPALDELASEYAGRLKIAKLNIDENQATPRKFGIKGIPTLQIFKNGSLEATKVGAVPKSQLKAFIDSVI, from the coding sequence ATGAGTAGTGAACACATTCACCATGTGACCGACGAGAGCTTCGACACGGACGTTCTCCAGGCCGAAACGCCCGTGCTGGTGGATTTCTGGGCCGAATGGTGCGGCCCTTGCAAGATGATCGCCCCGGCGCTGGACGAATTGGCATCCGAATACGCTGGCCGGCTCAAGATCGCCAAGCTGAACATCGACGAGAACCAGGCAACACCCCGCAAGTTCGGAATCAAAGGCATTCCCACCCTGCAGATCTTCAAGAACGGCAGTCTCGAGGCCACGAAGGTCGGAGCAGTCCCCAAATCCCAACTGAAGGCTTTCATCGACAGTGTCATCTGA